A portion of the Bacillus thuringiensis genome contains these proteins:
- the bcp gene encoding thioredoxin-dependent thiol peroxidase: MITVGEMAPEFTLEGSNGEEVSLADFRGKNVVLYFYPKDMTPGCTTEACDFRDAYGVFQEKDTVILGVSPDSANRHLKFIEKHELPFTLLVDEDHKVAELYDVWKLKKNFGKEYMGIERSTFLINKDGELVKEWRKVKVKGHIEDVLSYIR; this comes from the coding sequence ATGATTACAGTAGGAGAAATGGCACCAGAATTCACATTAGAGGGAAGTAACGGAGAAGAAGTTAGCCTAGCTGATTTCCGCGGTAAAAATGTAGTTCTCTATTTTTACCCGAAAGATATGACGCCAGGATGTACAACTGAAGCATGTGATTTTCGTGATGCGTATGGAGTATTTCAAGAGAAGGATACGGTTATTCTTGGAGTAAGTCCTGATTCAGCGAATAGACATTTGAAATTCATTGAGAAACATGAATTGCCATTTACACTTTTAGTAGATGAAGATCATAAAGTAGCAGAGTTGTATGATGTTTGGAAGTTGAAAAAGAACTTTGGGAAAGAGTATATGGGAATCGAGCGTTCTACATTCCTTATTAATAAAGACGGTGAACTTGTAAAAGAGTGGCGTAAAGTGAAAGTGAAAGGACATATTGAGGATGTTCTTTCTTATATAAGATAA
- the perR gene encoding peroxide-responsive transcriptional repressor PerR encodes MVKEELKEALEMLKNTGVRITPQRHAILEYLVESMTHPTADDIYKALEGKFPNMSVATVYNNLRVFKEVGLVKELTYGDASSRFDYVTSQHYHVICEKCGKIVDFPYGGLEKLEEEAAKTTGFVINSHRLEIYGVCPECHKA; translated from the coding sequence GTGGTCAAAGAAGAATTAAAAGAAGCGCTAGAAATGCTGAAAAATACGGGTGTACGCATTACTCCACAGCGTCATGCTATTTTAGAGTACCTTGTGGAATCAATGACGCACCCAACAGCGGATGATATTTATAAAGCATTAGAAGGTAAGTTTCCAAATATGAGTGTTGCAACTGTCTATAATAACTTACGTGTGTTTAAAGAGGTTGGACTTGTAAAGGAATTAACTTATGGAGACGCTTCAAGTAGATTTGATTATGTTACAAGTCAACATTATCATGTAATTTGCGAAAAATGTGGTAAGATTGTTGATTTTCCTTATGGAGGCTTGGAAAAGCTGGAAGAGGAAGCTGCGAAAACGACAGGCTTCGTTATCAATAGTCATCGCTTAGAAATTTATGGCGTTTGTCCAGAGTGTCATAAGGCGTAA
- a CDS encoding GNAT family N-acetyltransferase, giving the protein MKKYEIKSDIPTLEEYKYLCDSVGWTNYMNFEVAEISLQNSIYCITVKDNNQIIGMGRIVGDGAIYFYIQDIVVHPEYQKNGIGKKIMNTLVEYLNQNAPDKAFIGLFASQGKTSFYEKYDFKDYSPNMTGMFTVISKK; this is encoded by the coding sequence TTGAAGAAATATGAGATTAAAAGTGACATTCCAACATTGGAAGAATATAAATATTTATGTGATTCTGTGGGATGGACTAATTATATGAACTTTGAGGTGGCGGAAATATCACTTCAAAATTCGATTTACTGTATAACAGTCAAGGATAATAATCAAATCATCGGCATGGGGAGAATTGTTGGTGATGGGGCTATCTATTTCTATATTCAAGATATAGTGGTTCATCCAGAGTATCAAAAGAATGGTATTGGAAAGAAAATAATGAATACTTTAGTAGAATACTTAAATCAGAATGCTCCAGATAAAGCATTCATTGGTTTGTTTGCGTCGCAAGGTAAAACGTCATTCTACGAAAAATATGATTTTAAAGATTATTCGCCTAACATGACAGGGATGTTTACTGTTATCTCGAAAAAATAG
- a CDS encoding YgzB family protein has protein sequence MSIKYSNKINKIRTFALSLVFIGLFIAYLGVFFRENIIVMTTFMMVGFLAVIASTVVYFWIGMLSTKTIQIICPSCDKPTKMLGRVDACMHCNQPLTLDRDLEGKEFDEKYNKKSYKS, from the coding sequence ATGAGCATTAAGTATTCAAACAAAATCAATAAAATCCGGACCTTTGCATTAAGTTTAGTATTTATCGGCCTCTTCATTGCATACTTAGGTGTCTTTTTCCGCGAAAACATTATTGTTATGACAACGTTTATGATGGTTGGCTTTTTAGCTGTTATCGCTAGCACTGTCGTTTACTTTTGGATTGGTATGTTATCTACTAAGACTATCCAAATTATTTGTCCAAGCTGTGATAAGCCAACAAAAATGCTCGGCCGTGTCGATGCATGTATGCACTGCAATCAACCTTTAACACTAGATCGAGATCTAGAAGGAAAAGAATTTGATGAAAAGTATAATAAGAAGAGTTATAAATCATAA
- a CDS encoding DUF3884 family protein — translation MTHSNEKNTHTLKGIGEKLNPTIYQVRFMKLDEPIQFEAFPELKELGDWLSTSMQMWACHSTMYKYNREEFKKKFLEITNLTVDNVLISTGGVGFNFMSPGWRNSL, via the coding sequence ATGACACATTCAAACGAAAAAAACACACATACTCTTAAAGGAATAGGAGAAAAGTTAAACCCAACTATCTATCAAGTAAGATTCATGAAATTAGATGAACCAATCCAATTTGAGGCGTTTCCTGAATTGAAGGAATTAGGGGATTGGTTAAGTACTTCAATGCAAATGTGGGCGTGCCACTCAACAATGTATAAGTACAACAGAGAAGAGTTTAAAAAGAAGTTTTTAGAAATTACAAACTTAACCGTTGATAATGTACTAATATCTACTGGTGGTGTCGGATTTAACTTCATGTCACCGGGGTGGAGAAATTCTCTCTAG
- a CDS encoding YebC/PmpR family DNA-binding transcriptional regulator — protein sequence MGRKWNNIKDKKASKDANTSRIYAKFGREIYVAAKQGEPDPESNQALRVVLERAKTYNVPRTIIDRAVEKAKGGSEENYDELRYEGFGPNGAMVIVDTLTNNVNRTAADVRAAFSKNSGNMGVNGSVAYMFDATAVIGLEGKTSDEVLEILMEADVDARDILEEEDAVIVYAEPDQFHSVQSALKGAGVEEFTVAELTMLAQSDVTLPEDAQVQFEKMVDALEDLEDVQQVYHNVDLGE from the coding sequence ATGGGCCGTAAATGGAACAATATTAAAGACAAAAAAGCATCAAAAGATGCAAATACAAGCCGTATATACGCGAAATTTGGACGTGAAATTTATGTGGCGGCAAAACAAGGCGAGCCAGATCCAGAATCAAACCAAGCGCTTAGAGTCGTATTAGAACGTGCGAAAACATACAATGTACCAAGAACAATTATTGATCGTGCAGTTGAAAAAGCAAAAGGCGGTTCAGAGGAAAATTATGACGAGCTTCGTTATGAAGGATTTGGACCAAATGGAGCTATGGTTATTGTAGATACACTTACAAATAACGTAAACCGTACTGCAGCAGATGTACGAGCTGCATTTAGCAAAAACAGTGGTAACATGGGTGTAAACGGTTCTGTAGCTTACATGTTTGATGCGACAGCTGTTATCGGCCTTGAAGGTAAAACATCAGATGAAGTTCTTGAAATTTTAATGGAGGCAGATGTAGATGCACGTGACATTCTAGAAGAAGAAGATGCTGTTATCGTGTATGCTGAACCAGATCAATTCCATTCAGTACAATCTGCACTTAAAGGTGCTGGCGTTGAAGAATTTACAGTTGCAGAATTAACAATGCTTGCACAAAGTGATGTTACACTTCCTGAAGATGCTCAAGTACAATTTGAGAAAATGGTTGATGCATTAGAAGATTTAGAAGATGTACAACAAGTTTACCACAACGTAGACTTAGGAGAGTAA
- a CDS encoding NUDIX hydrolase translates to MEHKTPKHIVAVAGYLTNEKNEVLLTKVHWRADTWEMPGGQVEEGEALDQAVCREIKEETGLTVKPIGITGVYYNASMHILAVVFKVAYVSGEITIQPEEIQEAKFVALNEENIDEYITRPHMKSRTLDAMRATHCIPYETWEVQPYNLIGRL, encoded by the coding sequence ATGGAACATAAGACACCAAAGCATATAGTTGCCGTAGCAGGTTATTTAACAAATGAAAAAAATGAAGTGTTATTAACAAAGGTACACTGGCGAGCTGATACGTGGGAAATGCCAGGAGGACAGGTAGAAGAAGGAGAAGCACTCGATCAAGCTGTCTGTAGGGAAATAAAAGAGGAAACAGGGTTAACGGTGAAGCCTATCGGAATTACCGGGGTTTATTATAATGCCTCTATGCACATTCTGGCTGTTGTTTTCAAAGTAGCATATGTGAGTGGCGAAATAACAATTCAACCTGAAGAAATACAAGAGGCTAAATTTGTTGCTTTAAATGAAGAGAACATAGATGAGTATATAACGCGTCCTCATATGAAATCTAGAACACTTGATGCAATGAGAGCAACACATTGTATTCCATATGAAACGTGGGAAGTGCAGCCATATAATTTAATAGGAAGATTGTAA
- a CDS encoding transglycosylase domain-containing protein, whose protein sequence is MKERVLSRVNYHQKVALNPMTKLFYKAIILLLLLSCTLLFIGNVMIEQSDISKLHVPAKLEVPESLTHAFIATEDKRFYHHNGLDYIAIIRASVENIKAGGVVQGGSTITQQLSKNAFLTNERTFSRKWKEIFYTKKIERTFTKDEILKLYVSNIYYGEGAWGIEKAANLYFGKKVNQLTLAESAMMAAVVKAPAYYSPAQNYDKAVERRNVVLRLMEKEGYISHDEYVQAVSEKLVIRHDIKIEQSMLNSARKKAVS, encoded by the coding sequence ATGAAAGAACGAGTATTATCTAGGGTGAACTATCATCAAAAAGTTGCATTAAATCCAATGACTAAACTTTTTTATAAAGCCATTATATTATTATTATTGTTAAGTTGTACGTTATTATTCATTGGAAATGTAATGATCGAGCAAAGTGATATTAGTAAATTACATGTACCGGCTAAGTTAGAGGTGCCAGAATCATTAACACATGCATTTATTGCGACAGAAGATAAAAGATTTTATCATCATAACGGTTTAGATTATATAGCAATTATTAGGGCCTCTGTTGAGAATATAAAGGCTGGTGGTGTCGTGCAAGGAGGAAGCACGATTACACAACAGCTATCTAAAAATGCTTTTTTAACGAATGAACGTACATTTTCTCGTAAGTGGAAAGAGATTTTTTATACGAAAAAAATTGAACGCACATTTACGAAGGATGAAATTTTAAAATTATATGTAAGTAACATTTATTATGGTGAAGGAGCATGGGGAATTGAAAAAGCAGCAAACCTTTACTTCGGTAAAAAGGTGAACCAATTAACGTTGGCTGAAAGTGCGATGATGGCTGCTGTAGTAAAAGCACCTGCTTATTACTCACCTGCCCAAAATTATGATAAAGCAGTAGAGAGACGAAATGTCGTTTTGAGATTAATGGAGAAAGAAGGCTATATAAGCCATGATGAGTATGTTCAAGCAGTTAGTGAGAAATTAGTAATTCGTCATGATATAAAAATAGAGCAGTCGATGTTAAATAGTGCGCGTAAAAAAGCAGTAAGTTAA
- a CDS encoding DsbA family protein: MKSNKLMALGVVFSIAVLIVIGTIAYSIINDKKDKGNEMFAYSTQQSLGKDDAPVKVVEFGDFKCPACRTWDVTVLPRLKEEYIDKGKVQLYFINFPFIGKDSDLGAAAGEAIYKQDKDSFWIFYDEIYQNQKKDTEEWITEDLLLSIVKEKLPKVDVAQFKKDLHSKEITEKVRKDSDRAQKLKVQGAPSVYVNGNLANPDFDSMKKAIDKELKK; the protein is encoded by the coding sequence ATGAAATCAAATAAACTCATGGCTCTTGGGGTAGTTTTTTCTATCGCAGTATTGATTGTAATCGGAACAATTGCGTATAGCATCATAAATGACAAAAAAGATAAAGGAAATGAGATGTTTGCTTATTCTACGCAACAATCTTTAGGGAAAGATGATGCTCCGGTTAAGGTAGTTGAATTTGGAGATTTCAAATGTCCTGCTTGCCGTACTTGGGATGTAACCGTATTACCTCGATTAAAGGAAGAGTATATTGATAAAGGTAAAGTGCAGTTATATTTTATTAACTTCCCATTTATCGGAAAAGACTCGGATTTAGGTGCAGCAGCTGGTGAAGCAATTTACAAACAAGATAAAGATTCATTCTGGATCTTCTATGATGAGATTTATCAAAATCAAAAGAAAGATACGGAAGAATGGATTACAGAAGATTTGCTTCTTAGCATTGTGAAAGAGAAACTTCCAAAAGTTGATGTAGCGCAATTTAAGAAAGATTTACACAGTAAAGAAATTACAGAAAAAGTACGTAAAGACTCAGATCGTGCTCAAAAATTAAAAGTTCAAGGTGCTCCTTCAGTATATGTAAACGGAAATCTTGCAAACCCTGATTTCGATAGTATGAAGAAGGCAATTGATAAGGAATTGAAAAAGTGA
- the queG gene encoding tRNA epoxyqueuosine(34) reductase QueG, whose protein sequence is MDFEQLKQDVIAYSKTIGIDKIGFASASPFEELKQRLIQQQQLNYQSGFEEPDIEKRTNPQLLLPGAKSIIAIALAYPSKLKNAPLSKRGERRGIFCRASWGQDYHLVLRDRLQKLEAYLIEKLPDIEVKSMVDTGELSDRAVSERAGIGWSGKNCAIITPEFGSYVYLGEMITNVPFPPDKPIEDQCGGCTKCIDICPTGALIQGGQLDSKKCIAFLTQTKGFLPEEYRDKIGNRIYGCDTCQTVCPKNKGMDFHNHPEMEPDPELVKPLLTPLLTISNRDFKEKYGIMSGSWRGKKPLQRNAILALAHFKEASAIPDLIGVMKDDPRPVLRGTAAWALGKIGGDGVGEAIEKAMEREKDEEVLHEMDRGLELLAQKKE, encoded by the coding sequence GTGGATTTTGAACAATTAAAGCAAGATGTAATTGCGTATAGTAAAACAATTGGTATAGATAAAATAGGCTTTGCAAGTGCTTCTCCTTTTGAGGAATTAAAGCAGCGCTTAATCCAGCAACAACAATTAAATTATCAATCTGGATTTGAAGAGCCTGATATAGAGAAGAGAACGAATCCGCAACTTTTATTACCGGGTGCTAAATCAATTATTGCGATTGCTTTAGCATATCCTTCAAAATTAAAAAATGCACCATTAAGTAAGCGTGGAGAACGCCGTGGAATTTTTTGCCGTGCTTCTTGGGGACAAGATTATCATCTTGTTTTACGAGATCGTTTGCAAAAATTAGAAGCATATTTAATTGAAAAGCTTCCAGATATAGAAGTGAAGTCCATGGTTGATACAGGTGAATTAAGTGATCGAGCTGTCTCAGAGCGTGCAGGCATTGGCTGGAGTGGGAAAAACTGTGCTATTATTACACCTGAATTTGGTTCTTACGTATACTTAGGGGAAATGATTACAAATGTTCCATTCCCGCCAGATAAGCCGATAGAAGATCAATGCGGGGGCTGTACGAAATGTATCGATATTTGTCCTACAGGTGCTTTAATACAGGGGGGACAGTTAGATTCGAAGAAGTGCATTGCGTTTTTAACACAGACGAAAGGATTCCTACCTGAAGAATATCGCGATAAAATAGGAAATCGTATATATGGATGTGATACGTGTCAGACTGTTTGTCCGAAAAATAAAGGAATGGATTTTCATAATCATCCTGAGATGGAGCCGGATCCTGAGCTAGTTAAACCATTATTAACGCCACTTTTAACAATTAGTAATCGTGATTTTAAAGAGAAATATGGGATTATGTCAGGGTCATGGAGAGGGAAAAAGCCACTGCAAAGAAATGCGATTTTAGCATTAGCACATTTTAAAGAAGCATCGGCAATTCCTGATTTAATTGGTGTTATGAAAGATGACCCAAGACCGGTATTGCGTGGAACGGCAGCATGGGCACTTGGGAAAATTGGCGGAGATGGAGTAGGCGAAGCGATTGAGAAAGCGATGGAACGTGAGAAAGATGAAGAAGTGCTTCATGAAATGGATCGCGGGCTTGAATTGTTAGCACAGAAAAAAGAGTAG
- a CDS encoding amidase domain-containing protein produces MAVKMNIEKQVQQFLAYITEKRTDVDGIAEDLLQMAQRKKQLFQRRSAHIVKATADVSFIRQLNSNDHQEIDYQIHFKYLIKHKELFYIEEEQLKRRVCLNNSRIIGDYDIEVSEEIRMVETLEREITKEKYGSYQYNRLEAVKYAERWWDDRNPMYRNFPDNCTNFISQCLHTGEVPMNGYPNIRKGWWQRENRWSWSWAVAHSFYWYLSGATTGLRAEAVERPEELILGDVIAYDFEDDGRWNHTTIVVAKDAEGMPLVNAHSANSRRRYWNYEDSSKYTPQMKYKFFHIING; encoded by the coding sequence ATGGCTGTAAAAATGAATATTGAAAAGCAAGTACAACAGTTTTTAGCATATATCACAGAGAAACGAACAGACGTGGATGGTATTGCTGAGGATTTACTACAAATGGCACAGAGAAAGAAACAATTGTTTCAAAGGCGTAGTGCACATATAGTGAAAGCAACTGCGGATGTTTCTTTCATTAGGCAATTAAATAGTAATGACCATCAAGAAATTGATTATCAAATACATTTTAAATATTTAATTAAGCATAAAGAATTATTTTATATTGAAGAGGAACAATTAAAACGAAGAGTTTGTTTAAATAATAGTCGGATTATAGGCGATTATGATATTGAAGTGTCAGAAGAAATTAGAATGGTTGAGACATTAGAAAGGGAAATTACGAAAGAGAAGTACGGTTCTTATCAATATAATCGTTTAGAGGCAGTGAAATATGCAGAGCGTTGGTGGGATGACCGAAATCCTATGTATCGTAATTTCCCTGATAATTGCACGAATTTCATTTCTCAATGTCTTCATACTGGAGAAGTACCTATGAACGGATATCCTAATATTCGTAAAGGATGGTGGCAAAGGGAGAATCGGTGGAGTTGGAGCTGGGCTGTTGCACATTCTTTTTATTGGTATTTGTCAGGTGCTACAACAGGACTTCGAGCAGAGGCGGTAGAGAGGCCAGAAGAACTTATTCTTGGAGATGTTATTGCTTATGATTTCGAGGATGACGGAAGATGGAATCATACGACGATTGTAGTAGCAAAAGATGCAGAAGGTATGCCGCTTGTAAATGCACATTCAGCGAATAGCCGTCGACGTTATTGGAACTATGAAGACTCTAGTAAATATACACCACAAATGAAATATAAATTCTTTCATATTATTAATGGGTAG
- the trmL gene encoding tRNA (uridine(34)/cytosine(34)/5-carboxymethylaminomethyluridine(34)-2'-O)-methyltransferase TrmL: MGVHVVLYQPEIPANTGNIARTCAATGTELHLIRPLGFSTDDKMLKRAGLDYWQHVKITYYDSIEEFYEKNKDGEFFYLTKYGEKAHTAFDYSKREKDYYFVFGRETNGLPANVIEENFDHCLRIPMTDKVRSLNLSNTAAILIYEAFRQQNYPGLDLEIVY; the protein is encoded by the coding sequence GTGGGAGTACATGTTGTTTTATATCAGCCAGAAATTCCAGCAAATACAGGGAATATTGCTCGTACTTGTGCAGCAACTGGAACAGAATTACATTTGATTAGACCGCTTGGATTTTCAACGGATGATAAAATGTTAAAGCGTGCCGGATTAGATTATTGGCAGCACGTGAAAATTACGTATTATGATTCAATTGAAGAATTTTATGAAAAAAATAAAGATGGTGAATTCTTCTATTTAACGAAGTATGGCGAGAAAGCTCATACAGCGTTTGACTATAGCAAGCGCGAGAAGGATTACTATTTTGTATTTGGAAGAGAAACAAACGGCTTACCAGCTAATGTAATCGAAGAAAACTTTGATCATTGTTTACGTATTCCAATGACAGATAAAGTACGTTCATTAAATTTATCTAATACAGCAGCAATTTTAATTTATGAAGCATTCCGTCAACAAAATTACCCTGGATTAGATTTAGAAATCGTTTATTAA
- a CDS encoding EAL domain-containing protein, producing MKEEYSNQNTFLSMIDMDLIRQGLLHAIQDLVFILKVIDDETFKYMYVNKIGMDYARLSEECYGKTFAEVLPKDIAGILQRQYEKVVRETKAHTFCDVVKLPKGEIHYESSLNPVCDEEGICQFVICITRDITAQIEEKKEIEEKQMLFKSLLEYNNDSIISIDSIGRVTYANPATYEIFGYRYEELNNKFIFEFINKEYEKDFQIIFKGSMQGKAKQIVSKKYIHKEGYELYISLRTIPIIVNGEIVGVYIVTRDVTRQVLNEMRTEYLAYYDQLTGLMNRISCANKLNTFLNESINFALVFIDLDEFHRINDTFGHKEGDKVLQKVTECLSNLKIEGMHLFREHDDQFVMLIENITKECVEEVAKSILKNISEYFVIEEDDVYLSASIGIVMAPADGEDEKILFQRVDAALEKAKEKGKGHYHFYCSGLDCEREQRFIIENQLHRAIEKNEFFLYYQPQINIETKKIASMEALIRWENKELGFVSPNQFIPLAERTGFIIKLDEWVVNQVCQQLREWLNKGYEVVPIAVNISARHFRSITLIEMITRALNKYNVPAHLLAIEVTEGALIHKDISKRVLLQLKEQNLKIHLDDFGTGYSSLSYLKTYPIDTLKIDRSFMEGIHIDERDTNITAAIIHLAHTLELNVIAEGVEKKEQIQFLKEKNVKLVQGYYYSRPLSKYDIENMYYK from the coding sequence ATGAAGGAAGAATATAGTAATCAAAATACCTTTTTAAGTATGATAGATATGGATTTAATTAGACAAGGGTTATTACATGCTATTCAAGATTTAGTATTTATATTGAAAGTTATTGATGATGAAACGTTTAAATATATGTATGTGAATAAAATAGGAATGGATTATGCTAGGTTAAGCGAAGAGTGCTATGGAAAAACTTTTGCAGAAGTATTACCAAAAGATATAGCGGGGATATTGCAAAGGCAATATGAAAAAGTAGTGAGAGAAACGAAAGCACACACCTTTTGTGATGTAGTCAAATTACCAAAAGGTGAGATACATTATGAATCTTCACTTAATCCTGTCTGCGATGAAGAAGGAATATGTCAATTTGTTATTTGTATTACAAGAGATATTACAGCTCAAATTGAGGAGAAGAAAGAGATAGAGGAAAAACAAATGTTATTTAAGTCGTTACTGGAATATAATAATGACTCAATTATATCTATAGATTCTATAGGGAGAGTTACATATGCAAATCCGGCAACGTATGAAATATTTGGATACCGGTATGAGGAATTAAATAATAAATTTATTTTTGAATTTATTAATAAAGAATATGAAAAAGATTTTCAAATTATATTTAAGGGATCGATGCAAGGAAAAGCAAAACAAATTGTTTCAAAGAAATATATTCATAAAGAAGGGTACGAGCTATATATTTCTTTGAGAACTATCCCGATTATTGTGAACGGTGAAATTGTTGGAGTTTATATTGTTACGAGAGATGTTACAAGGCAAGTATTAAACGAAATGCGAACAGAATATTTAGCTTACTATGACCAGTTAACGGGATTAATGAATAGAATTTCATGTGCAAATAAGTTAAATACTTTTTTAAATGAGAGTATAAATTTTGCGCTTGTATTTATAGATTTAGATGAGTTTCATCGTATTAATGATACATTTGGTCATAAAGAGGGAGATAAAGTATTACAAAAAGTTACAGAATGTTTAAGCAATCTAAAAATAGAAGGTATGCACTTATTTAGAGAACACGATGATCAATTTGTTATGTTAATAGAAAATATAACGAAAGAATGTGTAGAGGAAGTTGCAAAAAGCATACTGAAAAATATTAGTGAATATTTTGTAATCGAAGAAGATGATGTATATTTAAGTGCGTCAATTGGAATTGTAATGGCTCCAGCAGATGGAGAAGATGAAAAAATACTATTTCAGAGGGTCGATGCTGCTTTAGAAAAAGCAAAAGAAAAAGGAAAAGGACATTATCATTTTTATTGTAGTGGATTAGACTGTGAGCGTGAACAAAGGTTTATAATAGAAAACCAGTTACATCGTGCTATAGAAAAAAATGAGTTTTTCTTATATTATCAGCCACAAATTAATATTGAAACGAAAAAAATAGCTAGTATGGAAGCTTTAATAAGGTGGGAGAATAAGGAATTAGGATTTGTTTCTCCAAACCAATTTATTCCGTTGGCAGAAAGAACAGGATTTATTATTAAGCTCGATGAATGGGTAGTAAATCAAGTGTGTCAGCAACTGCGCGAATGGTTAAATAAAGGATATGAAGTGGTCCCAATTGCAGTTAATATTTCAGCTAGACACTTTCGCTCTATTACATTAATAGAGATGATTACACGGGCTTTAAATAAGTACAATGTACCAGCTCATTTATTAGCGATAGAGGTTACAGAAGGAGCTCTTATACATAAAGATATATCGAAGAGAGTGTTACTACAATTAAAAGAACAAAATTTAAAGATTCATTTAGATGATTTTGGAACAGGCTATTCATCTTTAAGTTACTTAAAAACATATCCAATTGATACTTTAAAAATTGATCGTTCTTTTATGGAAGGTATACATATAGATGAACGTGATACGAATATTACAGCTGCAATTATTCATTTAGCTCATACTTTAGAATTGAATGTAATTGCAGAGGGAGTAGAAAAAAAGGAGCAAATACAGTTTTTGAAAGAAAAGAATGTGAAGCTTGTACAAGGTTATTATTATAGCCGACCACTATCCAAATATGATATAGAAAATATGTATTATAAATAA